A genomic region of Amphiura filiformis chromosome 6, Afil_fr2py, whole genome shotgun sequence contains the following coding sequences:
- the LOC140155944 gene encoding BTB/POZ domain-containing protein KCTD15-like — protein sequence MDEVINLNVGGRIYTTSRSTLTRYPDSMLGAMFSGRIQSTRDLEGNYVIDGDGPLFRFVLNFLRRSVLTLPEDFKELDMLAAEADFYQIQEFIDAVTQAKEKVIAVKEEQKQQLAAIIEYEFLEVEFECAYGQWIIFSTSDVLQHIPAVKATFKDSHNFKNRLNRVEEYGLILPRDKPVNRVNLFREITSLGFTLHCTSSSGGDERSTDRWVFTREVKPPPPTSASGSSTTL from the coding sequence ATGGATGAGGTTATCAACCTAAATGTTGGAGGTCGAATTTATACGACGTCACGGTCGACATTAACCAGATACCCAGACTCTATGCTTGGTGCTATGTTCAGTGGTCGTATTCAGTCCACACGGGATCTCGAAGGCAATTATGTTATTGACGGTGATGGGCCGCTATTTCGTTTTGTACTGAACTTCTTACGACGCTCCGTCCTAACTCTACCAGAAGATTTTAAAGAATTAGACATGTTAGCAGCTGAAGCAGACTTTTATCAGATACAGGAGTTCATTGATGCAGTGACACAGGCAAAAGAAAAAGTTATTGCTGTTAAAGAAgagcaaaaacaacaacttgctgcGATCATTGAATACGAATTCCTAGAAGTGGAGTTTGAGTGTGCATATGGACAATGGATAATATTTTCTACTTCAGATGTATTACAGCATATACCGGCAGTTAAAGCTACTTTTAAAGACAGTCATAATTTTAAGAATCGATTAAACAGGGTGGAAGAGTATGGACTGATATTGCCACGAGATAAGCCTGTGAATCGTGTGAATCTGTTCCGGGAAATCACATCTCTTGGGTTTACATTACATTGCACATCTTCAAGTGGGGGAGATGAGAGATCTACGGACAGATGGGTTTTTACCCGGGAGGTGAAGCCACCTCCACCAACGTCAGCATCGGGTTCTTCCACTACATTATAA